In a single window of the Thermococcus sp. EP1 genome:
- a CDS encoding M20/M25/M40 family metallo-hydrolase: MKAERAKEILVELLKIPSPSDHEDRLALHIMEFLHKLDYEVHIESDGRVIDLVVNPEAELFFEVHMDTIDIRAKPFVRGNIVYGTGASDVKGGLASVLLMLESLKKENGELNVGVVFVSDEEKGGMGSALFMERYKPKMAIVLEPTDLEVHVAHAGNIEAYFEVDGKEAHGACPESGINAIDQAYKMIEELKALEPFNQKGKYFDAYIGLQELICENPYYLIPALCRGRFEARLLPEQEVEDILDLMEPILEEYTSKYEYTEIWDGYELEEDEEIVQIAKKAMDAVGLDEFGGMRSWTDAINFVYNGTRTIVFGPGNLDISHTKHERIDVRDVVSASEFLKEVNKIFGKM, translated from the coding sequence ATGAAAGCCGAAAGGGCAAAAGAAATTTTAGTTGAGCTATTAAAGATTCCTTCCCCTTCAGACCATGAAGATCGCCTTGCATTGCACATAATGGAATTCCTTCATAAACTTGACTATGAAGTCCATATAGAGAGTGATGGAAGAGTAATCGATCTAGTTGTCAATCCTGAAGCTGAACTCTTCTTTGAGGTCCACATGGACACAATAGATATAAGAGCAAAACCTTTCGTGAGAGGAAACATAGTCTATGGTACTGGAGCAAGTGACGTAAAAGGTGGACTTGCCAGTGTACTTCTCATGTTAGAGAGTCTGAAAAAAGAGAATGGCGAACTAAACGTTGGAGTCGTCTTTGTGAGTGATGAAGAAAAAGGTGGAATGGGCTCAGCATTGTTCATGGAACGTTACAAACCAAAGATGGCTATCGTACTTGAGCCTACAGACTTAGAAGTACATGTAGCTCACGCAGGTAACATTGAAGCATATTTCGAAGTAGATGGAAAAGAGGCTCATGGTGCCTGCCCAGAAAGCGGAATAAATGCCATCGACCAAGCTTACAAAATGATTGAAGAACTCAAGGCTCTTGAACCTTTTAACCAGAAGGGCAAATACTTCGATGCGTACATTGGCCTTCAAGAACTGATATGTGAGAACCCATATTATTTAATCCCCGCTTTATGTAGGGGACGATTCGAGGCAAGATTATTACCAGAGCAAGAGGTCGAGGATATTCTAGACCTTATGGAGCCAATACTTGAAGAATACACTTCCAAATATGAATACACTGAGATATGGGATGGATATGAACTTGAAGAGGATGAAGAGATCGTGCAAATAGCTAAAAAGGCCATGGATGCAGTAGGTCTAGATGAATTTGGAGGGATGAGAAGCTGGACAGATGCTATAAACTTTGTGTACAACGGTACAAGAACTATTGTCTTCGGGCCAGGAAACCTCGACATCTCACACACCAAACATGAACGTATAGATGTTAGAGACGTGGTTAGCGCCAGTGAATTCCTAAAAGAAGTAAATAAAATTTTTGGGAAAATGTAG
- a CDS encoding MBL fold metallo-hydrolase has product MIPIEIPPNTVMLRGVGYDSNIYLFRDGEEGLIVDTGTGVYWHRYFEVFEREDYLRGLRRVIILSTHEHFDHVGGNRRFKEFFERMGLEVSFAAHEVAAEVLEKGDDYVILSYAYGRKFAPQRVDLFIKDKDVLRIGRKELIVLHTPGHTAGSVCIYEPKEKLLFTGDTLFKGSVGRTDLPTGDFKDLVTSLEKLEGIEVDIALPGHGRPILDWKKNLKDIQKYLGVIE; this is encoded by the coding sequence ATGATTCCTATAGAGATACCCCCTAATACTGTCATGCTCAGAGGAGTGGGATATGATTCAAATATTTACCTCTTTCGGGATGGGGAAGAGGGACTCATAGTAGACACCGGGACCGGAGTTTACTGGCACAGGTATTTTGAGGTTTTTGAACGTGAAGATTACCTTAGGGGACTTAGACGGGTTATTATCTTAAGCACACATGAACATTTCGACCATGTGGGGGGTAACAGGAGGTTTAAAGAATTTTTTGAGAGAATGGGACTTGAAGTAAGTTTTGCGGCTCATGAAGTTGCAGCAGAAGTTCTTGAGAAGGGTGATGATTACGTGATACTTTCCTATGCTTATGGAAGAAAGTTTGCTCCCCAAAGGGTGGATCTATTTATTAAAGATAAGGATGTCTTAAGAATTGGGAGGAAAGAATTGATTGTTCTTCATACTCCTGGCCATACAGCAGGTAGCGTTTGTATATATGAACCTAAAGAGAAGCTCCTCTTTACAGGAGATACTCTATTTAAGGGTTCTGTAGGTAGAACTGATCTACCAACAGGGGATTTTAAGGATCTCGTAACTTCTTTAGAAAAATTAGAGGGGATTGAAGTAGATATTGCCCTGCCTGGGCATGGGAGACCCATACTTGATTGGAAGAAGAACCTTAAAGATATTCAAAAATACTTGGGGGTTATTGAGTGA
- a CDS encoding DUF504 domain-containing protein — protein MRKGFVKEVLSKLKYDPRENEEDYYIVIEHRGAYGDIKKIPVKLITLGHGYFFIEDTQIPYHRILAVVRKDGKIIWKKRGLGDKFKF, from the coding sequence GTGAGAAAGGGCTTTGTTAAAGAAGTATTGTCCAAGCTTAAATATGATCCTCGTGAAAATGAGGAGGATTACTATATCGTCATAGAACATAGGGGTGCTTATGGAGATATAAAAAAGATTCCTGTTAAACTGATAACTCTTGGACATGGGTATTTTTTCATTGAAGATACACAAATTCCCTACCATAGAATCCTTGCAGTAGTTAGAAAAGATGGGAAAATAATATGGAAAAAACGTGGATTAGGAGATAAATTCAAATTCTGA
- a CDS encoding DUF835 domain-containing protein, with amino-acid sequence MEIWSHLIQNDQIIKYLKDKSPKEILSYLIPNKEKESEYYKKLAENSYIESAKALFSMLSEENLKHRDELYNEFKLLYPEEEPIELDLPLLEIKPPQKTLTSVTEYLKVLRVCMNNELLEKEIYEILARVSMDEKLKLILSQMSRKAQQHYEELKELYDLLLALSEDEVKLKEPSPRGYLFSSKFKSRYFLMNILDNRKSMVITRDDPETIKGLFKKEIEVYWITNVPVIGSISPERFEDSKKFMIDFLKQGNTILAIEGIEHLNAKIGFKKLFEILTYLKDHAIVSKSFLLISGDLNTFEEKNKGLLISEFEFIS; translated from the coding sequence ATGGAGATTTGGTCACATCTAATACAGAATGATCAAATCATTAAATATCTTAAAGATAAATCTCCAAAGGAAATTCTTAGTTATTTGATACCTAATAAAGAAAAAGAGAGCGAGTATTACAAAAAACTTGCTGAAAACAGCTATATAGAGAGTGCAAAAGCTCTCTTTTCTATGCTTTCTGAAGAAAATCTTAAACATAGAGATGAACTTTATAACGAATTCAAACTCCTTTATCCAGAAGAAGAACCAATAGAACTTGACTTACCGCTTCTTGAGATCAAACCCCCTCAAAAGACATTGACTAGTGTTACTGAGTATCTAAAGGTTCTCCGTGTGTGCATGAACAATGAACTGCTAGAAAAAGAGATTTATGAAATTTTAGCGAGGGTTTCCATGGATGAAAAGTTAAAGTTAATTCTTTCCCAAATGTCAAGAAAAGCGCAACAACATTATGAGGAGTTAAAAGAACTATATGACTTGCTCCTTGCACTATCTGAAGATGAAGTTAAGCTCAAAGAGCCTTCGCCAAGAGGATATCTTTTCTCAAGCAAATTCAAATCCCGTTACTTCCTCATGAACATTTTAGACAACAGAAAAAGCATGGTTATAACACGAGATGACCCAGAAACTATTAAAGGGCTCTTTAAGAAGGAGATAGAGGTTTACTGGATAACAAACGTCCCTGTAATCGGTTCAATTTCACCAGAACGCTTTGAAGACTCCAAGAAGTTCATGATAGACTTTTTGAAACAAGGGAACACCATACTCGCAATAGAGGGAATTGAACACCTTAATGCCAAAATTGGGTTCAAAAAGCTCTTTGAAATACTGACATACCTAAAAGACCATGCAATTGTGAGTAAAAGCTTTTTACTAATTTCTGGAGATTTGAACACATTTGAAGAAAAGAATAAGGGGCTTCTAATTTCAGAATTTGAATTTATCTCCTAA
- a CDS encoding YchF/TatD family DNA exonuclease, translating into MIDAHAHVEMFKRDVSPIIMESKEELKAIVDSITEYRKFHVWKSWELLKPYFGFIFPTLGFAPNEARRGNWEKVKKVEDFIWQHKDEIVAVGEIGLDYYYAQTEKERENQRAIFDYFLGVAEELKLPVVIHARDAERIAFEMVQRRGLKAYFHSYSGNIDVAKEIVENGHFIGINTGIVFIPEIENVTRALEIESILVETDAPYMSPFKGEKNKPQYIKVAIKRISEIKEISFDEVEQITERNTLEFFRLNLG; encoded by the coding sequence ATGATAGATGCTCATGCTCACGTGGAGATGTTTAAGAGAGACGTTTCACCCATTATAATGGAGAGTAAAGAAGAATTAAAAGCTATAGTGGACTCTATAACCGAATACAGAAAGTTTCATGTGTGGAAAAGTTGGGAACTTTTGAAACCTTACTTTGGCTTTATATTTCCCACTTTGGGATTTGCACCTAATGAAGCTCGGAGAGGTAACTGGGAGAAGGTCAAAAAGGTAGAGGATTTTATTTGGCAACATAAGGATGAGATAGTTGCGGTTGGAGAGATAGGTCTTGATTACTACTATGCTCAGACGGAAAAAGAAAGAGAAAACCAGAGAGCGATATTTGACTATTTTCTTGGTGTTGCGGAGGAATTAAAGCTTCCTGTAGTCATACATGCTAGAGATGCTGAAAGAATAGCCTTTGAAATGGTTCAAAGAAGAGGGTTAAAGGCTTACTTTCACTCATATAGTGGAAACATCGATGTTGCTAAGGAAATTGTTGAAAATGGTCATTTTATTGGCATAAACACGGGTATAGTTTTTATCCCAGAAATCGAAAATGTCACGAGGGCTCTTGAAATTGAGAGCATTCTCGTTGAGACTGATGCTCCATATATGAGTCCGTTTAAAGGTGAAAAGAACAAACCTCAGTACATAAAAGTTGCTATTAAAAGAATATCTGAAATCAAGGAAATTAGCTTTGATGAAGTTGAACAGATAACAGAAAGGAATACGTTAGAATTTTTCAGACTAAATTTGGGGTGA
- a CDS encoding DUF3216 domain-containing protein: MEEIEKVKLLCEKLGEKNIVRAIDSFVALQKELSSKKGEDFVNVSILGFIEGMLVSFQRKYPENEDVQALLEEVKAKRERLEEKFKRAKVPLFEGNNST, translated from the coding sequence ATGGAAGAGATTGAAAAGGTTAAACTCTTGTGTGAAAAGCTTGGAGAAAAAAATATTGTAAGGGCGATAGACTCATTTGTAGCTCTTCAAAAAGAACTTTCGAGTAAGAAAGGTGAGGACTTTGTAAATGTATCGATTTTGGGTTTCATTGAAGGAATGTTGGTAAGTTTTCAAAGAAAATATCCGGAAAACGAAGATGTTCAAGCTCTTCTAGAAGAAGTGAAGGCAAAGAGAGAAAGGCTTGAAGAGAAGTTCAAAAGAGCAAAGGTGCCACTTTTTGAGGGAAATAATAGTACTTAA